The Siniperca chuatsi isolate FFG_IHB_CAS linkage group LG2, ASM2008510v1, whole genome shotgun sequence genome window below encodes:
- the LOC122865961 gene encoding transcriptional repressor scratch 1-like, producing the protein MPRSFLVKQPKVHDFSSSNYYHQHQQHWDDSYTVTHAITQSATNLAVRLSENGYIHDYIIPSVLQSTKEPGHEQTGLSSGALYSPGGSGGDEFSDHDMEHPDSPVSSDTVESDSSVPESEACTIDAFLISDGRSRRRASQRCPRKGGSRSDSSEGVGSSDCSPAKGKSKGRHVCGECGKSYATSSNLSRHKQTHRSLDSQQARKCPTCHKVYVSMPALAMHMLTHDLKHDCTVCGKAFSRPWLLQGHMRSHTGEKPFACAHCGKAFADRSNLRAHMQTHSAFKHYSCKRCHKSFALKSYLNKHYESACFKGYQAEDDCSSED; encoded by the exons atgccaCGCTCCTTTTTGGTGAAGCAGCCGAAGGTTCACGATTTCTCGTCTTCCAACTACTACCATCAACACCAGCAGCACTGGGACGACTCTTACACTGTGACACATGCCATCACACAGTCGGCCACCAACTTGGCAGTGCGTCTGAGTGAAAATG GCTACATCCACGATTACATCATCCCCTCAGTTTTACAGAGCACAAAGGAGCCAGGTCATGAGCAGACCGGGCTCTCCTCAGGGGCCCTGTACTCCCCAGGTGGCAGCGGCGGGGACGAGTTCTCCGACCATGACATGGAGCATCCGGACAGCCCAGTCTCCAGCGACACAGTAGAGTCAGACAGTAGCGTCCCTGAATCGGAGGCGTGCACCATCGATGCCTTCCTCATCTCTGACGGCCGCTCCCGCCGGAGAGCCAGCCAGAGGTGTCCCCGCAAGGGAGGCAGTCGATCGGACAGCAGCGAGGGTGTCGGCTCGTCCGACTGCAGCCCTGCCAAAGGGAAATCCAAAGGGCGCCACGTGTGCGGCGAGTGCGGAAAGTCTTACGCCACGTCCTCCAATTTGAGCAGACACAAGCAGACTCACCGTAGCCTGGACAGCCAGCAGGCCAGGAAGTGTCCCACCTGCCACAAGGTGTATGTGTCCATGCCAGCGCTGGCCATGCACATGCTGACCCATGACCTGAAGCACGACTGCACGGTGTGCGGCAAAGCCTTCAGTCGACCCTGGCTCCTGCAGGGCCACATGAGGTCCCACACCGGGGAGAAACCATTCGCCTGCGCACACTGCGGCAAAGCTTTCGCCGACCGCTCCAACCTGCGCGCCCACATGCAGACGCACTCGGCCTTCAAGCACTACTCCTGCAAACGCTGCCACAAAAGCTTCGCACTCAAGTCCTACCTGAACAAGCACTACGAGTCGGCCTGCTTCAAAGGGTACCAAGCAGAGGACGACTGCAGCTCTGAGGACTGA